One genomic segment of Virgibacillus doumboii includes these proteins:
- a CDS encoding helix-turn-helix transcriptional regulator produces MERGSNYRLLKIREILFSETDEYNELDINQLSEKLRIITGDAKFDNRTIKRDLEILDDSDFEIVRNTGKFGKSLFSHQTRLFETYQLRLIIDAILSARFITTNEKEKLIKKVKELTSKHIGKTLPEPILFSQSANMDYELVKLNIDCVHRAISEGKVLTYQYGKFNVKKEFEYHRNGDHYYVEPYALIWQNDYYYLIGRYQENGELRHYRLDRIRNIEVSELFFTKEDFNLQEYVNQSFHMFAGEEMWMKIRFQNSMVNVVLDRFGQEADIREMDDDHFVLTTKAKLSDGLINWILTWGNKAKVLSPDHLVDQIKEKIRQMSEVYEL; encoded by the coding sequence ATGGAACGTGGAAGTAATTACCGTCTGTTAAAAATCAGGGAAATATTATTCAGCGAAACAGATGAATATAATGAACTCGATATCAATCAACTCAGTGAAAAACTCCGCATCATTACTGGAGACGCCAAATTTGATAATCGGACAATCAAACGGGATCTGGAAATACTCGACGACTCGGATTTTGAAATTGTCCGCAACACAGGAAAATTCGGCAAATCACTTTTCAGTCATCAGACGCGCTTGTTTGAGACATACCAGTTACGGCTGATTATCGATGCGATTCTCTCAGCCCGTTTTATTACAACAAATGAGAAAGAAAAGCTGATTAAAAAGGTAAAAGAGCTGACAAGCAAACATATCGGCAAAACGCTTCCTGAGCCAATTTTGTTCAGCCAGTCCGCAAATATGGACTATGAACTTGTCAAATTAAATATCGACTGTGTCCACCGGGCTATTTCTGAAGGAAAAGTGCTTACCTATCAGTATGGGAAGTTCAATGTAAAAAAAGAATTCGAGTATCATCGAAATGGAGATCATTATTATGTCGAGCCATATGCATTAATTTGGCAAAACGATTATTATTACCTGATTGGACGTTATCAGGAGAATGGTGAATTGCGTCACTACCGGCTGGACCGGATCCGTAATATAGAGGTAAGTGAGCTTTTTTTTACAAAAGAAGATTTTAATTTGCAGGAATATGTGAATCAGAGTTTTCATATGTTTGCCGGTGAGGAAATGTGGATGAAAATCCGCTTTCAGAACAGTATGGTTAATGTTGTCCTGGATCGTTTTGGACAGGAAGCAGATATAAGGGAAATGGATGATGACCATTTTGTGCTTACAACCAAGGCAAAGCTGTCGGATGGCTTAATAAATTGGATTCTAACCTGGGGCAATAAGGCAAAAGTTTTGTCACCGGATCACCTTGTTGACCAAATAAAAGAGAAAATCAGGCAGATGAGTGAAGTTTATGAGCTTTAA
- a CDS encoding YpmS family protein, which translates to MPKHDKNKWKRLFLALLGLNAIILIGLVVLIFWPVSETETPSADEEAEQRSSEFVVRTTKTNLNELVNAYIDKLLADTNHHYSVSLEEDVHLKGELPVFSSTVPLSVHLEPFVQDNGDVILKQKSISIGLLELPNQKIMEYMKKYLPMPKWVTINPKNEEIYVAVTDMEIKSNFDVSVEHIDLGANNLAFKIKIPYRTLGIEKEE; encoded by the coding sequence TTGCCGAAACATGATAAAAATAAATGGAAACGATTATTTCTGGCTTTACTAGGTTTGAACGCTATCATTTTAATAGGATTGGTTGTACTTATTTTTTGGCCGGTCTCCGAAACAGAAACTCCTTCCGCCGATGAAGAAGCTGAACAGCGAAGTTCCGAATTTGTGGTCCGAACCACTAAGACGAATCTGAATGAATTGGTAAACGCTTATATCGATAAACTTTTAGCAGATACGAATCATCACTACAGTGTTTCACTTGAAGAGGATGTCCATCTAAAAGGAGAACTTCCCGTTTTTTCGTCAACGGTCCCGCTCTCTGTACATTTGGAGCCGTTTGTACAGGATAATGGTGATGTGATTTTGAAACAGAAATCGATTTCGATTGGATTGCTGGAGCTGCCCAATCAGAAAATCATGGAGTACATGAAAAAGTATCTGCCGATGCCGAAGTGGGTCACCATCAATCCAAAAAATGAGGAAATTTATGTCGCTGTGACAGATATGGAAATTAAAAGTAACTTTGATGTCAGTGTCGAACATATTGATCTTGGAGCTAACAATCTAGCATTTAAAATAAAAATACCGTACCGGACACTGGGGATTGAAAAAGAAGAGTAA
- a CDS encoding SGNH/GDSL hydrolase family protein — translation MKRRYIFIILGILLIGFASVLFVDQPETELNVTKNKQTETEKETDTTPNQETEKTEDAPSEEEKEAKEPVTQFQDIIGDAIQKTIDFFTGNKTHIVAIGDSLTQGVGDDVVDGGYVGILDKTLNKEDEVVTFENYGKRGNRSSQLLQRLEKKEIENSIRQADIVLITIGANDIMKVMKENITDLNIKDFTQERTAFKERLKNIFDKINSLNDDTEIYLVGFYNPFEKYFKDIKELNMIVENWNSTGKKVTGQYDNVSYIPTADLFSNANTDLFADDNFHPNHRGYQLMAERILEHITH, via the coding sequence ATGAAAAGAAGATACATTTTTATTATTTTGGGTATACTGCTTATAGGTTTTGCCAGTGTTTTATTTGTAGATCAACCCGAAACTGAATTAAATGTCACAAAAAATAAACAAACAGAGACGGAAAAGGAAACGGATACTACTCCCAACCAGGAAACTGAAAAAACGGAAGATGCCCCTTCTGAAGAAGAAAAAGAAGCAAAAGAACCCGTCACACAGTTTCAGGACATAATCGGTGATGCAATCCAGAAAACAATTGATTTTTTTACTGGTAATAAAACGCATATTGTTGCGATTGGCGACTCACTAACCCAGGGTGTCGGTGATGATGTCGTTGATGGCGGATATGTGGGGATCCTCGATAAGACACTTAATAAGGAAGACGAAGTAGTGACATTCGAAAATTACGGCAAACGTGGAAACCGCTCCAGTCAGCTATTACAGCGCCTGGAAAAGAAGGAAATTGAAAATTCGATCAGGCAAGCTGATATAGTTCTGATTACTATCGGTGCAAATGATATTATGAAAGTCATGAAAGAGAATATTACTGATTTAAACATCAAAGATTTTACGCAGGAACGTACGGCTTTTAAGGAAAGGCTGAAAAATATTTTTGATAAGATAAACAGCCTTAACGATGATACAGAGATTTATTTGGTAGGCTTTTATAATCCTTTTGAAAAATATTTCAAAGACATCAAAGAGCTTAATATGATTGTAGAGAACTGGAACAGTACAGGAAAAAAGGTAACAGGACAATATGATAATGTATCCTATATACCTACTGCAGATTTATTCAGTAATGCAAATACTGATCTATTTGCCGATGATAATTTCCACCCGAATCACCGGGGTTATCAACTGATGGCGGAACGGATATTGGAACATATAACGCATTAG
- a CDS encoding homoserine dehydrogenase — MKPINVALIGLGTVGCGVFQNIHIHQQRLEELAGTPIRISTIVIENPDKHKKIATKANVTTDINDVLNDPEVDIVFEAIVGKEPAFTYLKKCIQANKHVITANKELFAAHGSELKVLANENHVKIGYEATTAGGIPIIQTIQQLLKANQVQEVQAILNGTTNFILTSIRENNQTFDSALNEAQKLGYAEADPTNDVEGFDALFKLMILSDLIFKKLPEPEYIKRIAVNEVTNDYVNKLLADNKRIKHIATLSYDSSGNLTAKVEPVAITQEHPLYAVEGVNNAVHIKTDIVGELTFTGPGAGAFPTASAMIEDFCRIIEKEQSAIPVI, encoded by the coding sequence ATGAAACCGATAAATGTTGCGTTAATCGGCCTTGGAACAGTTGGGTGTGGTGTTTTTCAGAACATACACATTCACCAGCAAAGACTTGAAGAATTAGCAGGTACGCCTATCCGAATCTCAACCATCGTTATTGAAAATCCTGATAAACACAAAAAAATTGCAACTAAGGCAAATGTTACGACCGATATTAATGATGTACTGAATGATCCTGAAGTTGATATTGTATTTGAAGCAATCGTCGGGAAGGAACCTGCTTTTACGTATTTAAAGAAGTGCATTCAGGCTAATAAACATGTCATTACTGCCAACAAAGAATTGTTCGCAGCCCATGGAAGCGAACTGAAGGTATTAGCCAACGAAAATCATGTAAAGATTGGGTATGAGGCAACAACAGCCGGCGGAATTCCGATTATCCAAACAATCCAGCAGCTATTGAAGGCAAATCAGGTTCAGGAAGTGCAGGCTATCCTGAATGGCACAACCAATTTCATCCTGACATCCATCAGAGAAAATAACCAGACATTTGACAGCGCACTAAACGAAGCACAGAAACTTGGCTATGCCGAAGCAGATCCAACAAATGATGTGGAAGGATTTGACGCACTGTTTAAACTGATGATTCTAAGTGACCTTATTTTTAAAAAACTTCCTGAACCGGAATATATCAAACGGATTGCGGTCAACGAAGTTACCAACGATTACGTCAACAAATTGCTAGCTGATAACAAGCGGATTAAACACATCGCGACCCTTAGCTATGATTCAAGTGGAAACCTTACCGCAAAAGTTGAACCAGTTGCTATAACCCAGGAGCATCCGTTATACGCTGTTGAAGGAGTAAACAACGCTGTTCATATCAAAACAGATATTGTTGGTGAATTGACTTTTACAGGACCTGGTGCAGGCGCGTTTCCAACTGCAAGTGCGATGATTGAAGATTTTTGCAGGATAATTGAAAAAGAGCAATCAGCAATACCCGTTATTTAA
- the metX gene encoding homoserine O-acetyltransferase MetX: MNSKTIISKTADVSLGPLRLTSGEQLEQVTLRYELVGPADAPVILVCHALTGNHLAVGTADNPGWWRGLIGPDSYIDTDHYQVLTFNVLGGCHGSTGPASINPETNESYTCDFPAITVRDMVHAQYRALQQLNITRLEAVIGGSLGGMQVLEWGILYPDIIEKLIVLAATPVFSDYGIAFNHIASTAIKQDPHWNNGDYQTDDSFDGLALARMIGMITYRTSDLFTERFNRNQTNNDFDVVSYLNYQGQKLVNRFDPNSYLYLLDTMNQHDIGFNRGGWREAASQLNKPTLLLSYDKDLIYEPKQIKTLADMLPDSTYHHIETNFGHDGFLTEFEKWGHIVNDFLHQGGV; encoded by the coding sequence TTGAACTCGAAAACAATTATTTCCAAAACAGCAGATGTTTCATTAGGCCCGCTCCGTCTTACTTCCGGCGAACAACTGGAACAGGTGACATTACGGTATGAGCTGGTCGGCCCGGCGGATGCGCCAGTTATCCTCGTTTGCCATGCGTTAACAGGAAATCACCTTGCCGTTGGAACTGCTGATAATCCTGGATGGTGGAGAGGACTAATTGGGCCTGATTCGTATATTGATACAGATCATTATCAAGTATTAACGTTTAATGTTCTTGGCGGATGTCACGGTTCAACCGGGCCCGCTTCCATCAATCCCGAAACAAACGAGAGCTATACGTGTGATTTTCCGGCAATTACGGTCCGTGACATGGTGCATGCGCAATATCGTGCATTGCAACAATTAAACATTACTCGGCTTGAGGCCGTTATTGGCGGTTCACTGGGCGGTATGCAAGTACTTGAATGGGGGATCTTATATCCGGACATCATAGAAAAGCTTATTGTACTTGCGGCTACACCGGTTTTTTCGGATTATGGGATCGCGTTCAACCATATTGCCAGTACCGCCATCAAACAAGACCCGCATTGGAACAACGGGGATTATCAGACAGACGATTCCTTCGATGGTTTGGCACTTGCCCGAATGATTGGCATGATTACGTACCGGACGTCCGATTTGTTTACTGAACGATTTAACCGAAATCAAACGAATAATGACTTTGATGTTGTATCCTATCTTAACTATCAGGGACAAAAGCTGGTCAACCGCTTTGACCCGAACAGTTACCTGTATTTGCTCGATACCATGAACCAGCATGATATCGGGTTCAACCGCGGTGGCTGGCGGGAAGCGGCTTCACAACTTAACAAACCAACACTCCTGTTGAGTTATGATAAGGATTTAATCTATGAACCGAAGCAAATAAAAACTTTAGCAGATATGTTGCCAGACAGCACATACCATCACATCGAGACAAACTTCGGCCATGATGGGTTTTTAACTGAATTCGAAAAATGGGGACATATCGTAAATGACTTTTTGCATCAAGGAGGTGTGTAA
- a CDS encoding PLP-dependent aspartate aminotransferase family protein yields MSNFHLQNQETQLLHGGQEPDPTTGSRAVPIYQTTSYVFKDTEHAQNLFGLKEPGNIYTRIMNPTVDAFEQRISLLEDGVAAVATSSGMSAITLAILNLAASGDEIIADSNLYGGTYNLFANTLPRYGIDVKQVDGTDLDSIRCAITDKTKAIFGEIITNPSLNVLDVEAVAGIAHDNGIPLIIDNTFATPYVTKPLSWGADIVVHSATKWIGGHGTAIGGVVVDGGRFNWGNGKFPGFTEPDASYNGLRYVDVGPAAFATKLRVQLLRDIGACLSPQNAFLLLQGLETLHLRIERHNKNAEEVAAFLQSHPAVEWVNYPGLSDHPSHNLAKKYLQNGYGSIITFGIKGGRDAGRKLIDGITLWSHVANVGDAKSLIIHPASTTHQQLSDEDLVKSGVSEELVRLSIGLESTKDILADLDQAIAKASGEKITIQQTDDDAINWLLSSPFDRGSEGIRKKTIAVIGLEDSNSSFYKRTKQLQQLGFQVVPVSSSGKEILNEQSYAKLVDVPFDIDAVLADDNTLPPETIEQFINKNGKILWVENPQVSDQTLEHAKAAGITIISDKNAYKEAARIRGNNAESVLVEA; encoded by the coding sequence ATGTCAAACTTTCATCTTCAAAACCAGGAAACACAATTACTTCATGGCGGTCAGGAGCCGGATCCGACGACAGGATCACGTGCGGTCCCTATCTATCAAACTACTTCCTATGTTTTCAAGGACACCGAGCATGCACAAAATCTTTTCGGTTTAAAAGAACCAGGTAATATCTATACAAGAATCATGAATCCGACAGTTGATGCATTTGAGCAACGGATTTCATTACTTGAAGACGGGGTAGCTGCCGTGGCAACTTCATCTGGAATGTCTGCCATTACCCTGGCAATTCTGAATCTGGCTGCTAGTGGTGATGAGATTATCGCTGACAGTAATCTCTACGGCGGGACTTACAACCTGTTCGCCAATACACTGCCGCGATACGGAATAGATGTGAAACAAGTCGACGGAACAGATCTTGATAGTATACGATGCGCCATAACTGATAAAACGAAAGCAATTTTCGGTGAGATTATTACAAATCCAAGTCTCAATGTGCTGGATGTTGAAGCGGTTGCCGGAATTGCACACGACAACGGGATTCCGTTAATCATTGATAATACATTTGCAACACCGTACGTCACAAAGCCACTGTCATGGGGAGCAGATATTGTTGTCCATTCCGCAACAAAATGGATTGGCGGACACGGTACAGCAATTGGCGGCGTTGTTGTTGATGGCGGACGATTTAATTGGGGTAACGGCAAATTCCCAGGTTTTACCGAGCCGGATGCGAGCTACAATGGGCTGCGCTATGTCGATGTCGGCCCGGCAGCATTTGCTACGAAACTTCGTGTTCAATTACTGCGCGACATCGGTGCCTGCTTAAGTCCGCAAAATGCATTTCTGCTACTGCAGGGTCTGGAAACATTGCACCTGAGAATTGAACGTCATAACAAAAATGCCGAAGAAGTTGCAGCATTCCTGCAGAGTCATCCGGCAGTGGAATGGGTTAATTATCCCGGATTAAGTGATCATCCTTCCCACAATTTGGCAAAAAAATATTTACAGAATGGCTACGGGTCCATCATAACCTTTGGCATTAAAGGTGGCCGTGATGCAGGAAGAAAACTGATTGACGGCATTACCCTCTGGTCACACGTTGCCAATGTCGGAGATGCCAAATCACTTATCATCCATCCTGCCTCGACAACACACCAGCAGCTGAGCGATGAAGATTTAGTTAAAAGTGGTGTATCGGAAGAATTGGTTCGTCTGTCAATCGGACTTGAATCAACCAAAGATATACTGGCAGATTTAGATCAGGCGATTGCCAAGGCGAGCGGTGAGAAAATAACTATTCAGCAAACCGATGATGATGCGATTAACTGGCTGCTATCCTCCCCTTTTGACCGAGGAAGTGAAGGCATTCGCAAAAAGACAATCGCTGTTATTGGACTGGAAGATTCAAACAGTTCTTTTTACAAGCGTACGAAGCAATTGCAACAGCTTGGCTTTCAGGTTGTTCCGGTAAGTTCTTCCGGGAAGGAAATTTTAAATGAACAATCGTATGCGAAATTGGTGGATGTACCGTTTGACATTGACGCAGTGTTGGCAGATGACAATACTTTACCACCGGAAACAATTGAACAATTTATTAATAAAAATGGTAAAATCCTTTGGGTAGAAAATCCACAAGTTTCAGACCAAACGCTCGAGCACGCGAAAGCTGCCGGAATAACAATCATTTCAGATAAAAATGCATATAAGGAAGCTGCACGTATTCGCGGTAATAATGCAGAAAGCGTTCTTGTTGAGGCATAA
- the rarD gene encoding EamA family transporter RarD: MNQSSKQGIIYTALAYILWGFLPIYWKLVSQFPAGEILAHRILWSFVFMIAIVVVLRKWHPFIKECKVILKDKKKLTGISLASVIISINWLTYIWAVNNDHVIQASLGYYINPLVSILLGMIVLKETLTRRQLLSFILAAVGVINLTFSFGVFPWVSLLLAFSFGLYGLLKKTVDISAMFGLTIETMIITPIALIYLLFIQGSSFAVNTMFSGIGLLLFGAGIATAVPLLLFASGAKQIPLTMVGFLQYFAPTIMLILGVFVYDETFSQAHLISFGLIWIALIIFMGAAHRRPSRVQRGN; the protein is encoded by the coding sequence TTGAATCAATCAAGTAAACAAGGAATTATTTATACTGCTTTAGCCTATATTTTATGGGGATTTTTACCAATATACTGGAAGCTGGTCAGCCAGTTTCCTGCCGGGGAGATATTAGCACACCGCATTCTTTGGTCATTTGTTTTTATGATTGCCATTGTTGTGGTCCTGCGAAAATGGCATCCCTTTATTAAAGAATGCAAGGTTATTTTAAAAGACAAAAAGAAATTAACCGGAATATCCCTGGCATCGGTTATCATCAGCATCAATTGGCTCACCTATATTTGGGCTGTTAATAATGATCATGTGATCCAGGCAAGCCTTGGGTATTACATCAACCCGCTTGTAAGTATTCTGCTTGGAATGATCGTTTTAAAAGAAACCCTGACAAGAAGGCAATTGCTGTCATTTATTCTTGCCGCAGTCGGAGTTATCAATTTAACCTTCAGCTTTGGTGTTTTTCCATGGGTGTCGCTGCTGCTGGCATTTAGTTTTGGTTTGTACGGACTTCTTAAAAAAACCGTTGATATCAGTGCAATGTTCGGGTTAACGATTGAGACAATGATCATAACGCCGATAGCCCTTATTTATTTGCTGTTTATTCAAGGAAGTTCATTCGCTGTGAATACGATGTTTTCCGGCATTGGATTATTATTGTTCGGAGCGGGAATTGCAACTGCTGTGCCATTACTGTTATTTGCTAGTGGCGCAAAACAAATTCCGTTAACAATGGTCGGATTTTTGCAGTATTTTGCCCCGACCATCATGCTTATTCTTGGTGTGTTTGTTTACGACGAAACATTCTCCCAGGCGCATCTTATTTCTTTTGGACTTATTTGGATTGCGCTGATTATTTTCATGGGGGCGGCACACCGCAGACCATCGCGGGTACAGCGGGGAAATTGA